From one Ignavibacteria bacterium genomic stretch:
- a CDS encoding amino acid permease — MLVVGSVVGSGIFKNPAGMAALVESPFLLMLVWVVAGVVTCFGALSIAEVAGLIPATGGQYEFFRVIYGDAVAFVYGWCMFFVIQTGSIASITYVFSYYFGSVFPLWTFPEAVWQAYPVHLPFGTIYPLQEIGIKVVTASAIIILTVVNIAGIRQGGGLQNILTVAKVLAILFLVAAAFVFGQGSWTLVTSASIQSTPAGGALLTVLVLTLNKALWAYDGWNTVTAVAGETLNPQRTIPRALLLGSVSILGIYILINLTYLYTLGIEGMSVSESVAADVARIALGPWGLTFVAVMVMISTLGTSNGTILQSARIFYAMAADGLFFKHLSKIHEHFRSPSSALLWQCVWSCVLVFTGTFDMLTEMLIFVSWGFYGLAAFGVFVLRRRMPHAHRPYKTWGYPAVPALFVLFAAGFLVFSLYADYEQWYQGQLRGSDPILNSVYGVFIVISALPAYVAFRKMRPAGQQ, encoded by the coding sequence ATGCTGGTTGTTGGAAGTGTGGTTGGCAGCGGGATTTTTAAAAATCCGGCGGGAATGGCAGCCCTGGTTGAGTCACCCTTCCTTTTAATGCTGGTTTGGGTGGTAGCTGGCGTTGTTACCTGTTTTGGGGCACTGTCGATTGCCGAGGTTGCCGGACTGATACCGGCAACGGGCGGACAATACGAGTTCTTCCGGGTGATTTATGGCGATGCTGTGGCTTTTGTTTACGGCTGGTGTATGTTTTTTGTCATCCAAACAGGTTCAATTGCCAGCATTACCTACGTTTTCAGCTACTATTTCGGCTCTGTATTTCCACTGTGGACCTTCCCGGAAGCTGTGTGGCAGGCCTACCCCGTTCATCTGCCGTTCGGTACGATTTATCCGCTCCAGGAAATCGGCATTAAGGTTGTCACGGCTTCCGCCATTATCATCCTGACGGTGGTCAATATCGCAGGGATTCGTCAGGGGGGCGGGCTGCAAAACATCCTGACGGTTGCCAAAGTACTGGCAATCCTGTTCCTGGTAGCGGCGGCCTTTGTGTTTGGTCAGGGGTCGTGGACGTTGGTTACCTCCGCCAGTATTCAATCAACACCTGCAGGGGGCGCATTGCTAACAGTGCTGGTTCTTACACTGAACAAGGCGCTGTGGGCATATGATGGATGGAACACGGTAACGGCAGTTGCCGGCGAAACCCTAAACCCACAGCGTACGATACCACGGGCTCTCCTCCTTGGGTCGGTAAGTATTCTTGGCATCTATATCCTGATAAACTTGACCTATCTCTACACGCTGGGGATCGAAGGAATGAGTGTTTCGGAGAGTGTGGCTGCCGATGTTGCGCGAATAGCGCTCGGACCTTGGGGACTCACCTTTGTGGCAGTAATGGTGATGATTTCAACCCTGGGAACAAGCAACGGTACCATTTTACAGAGTGCCAGAATTTTCTATGCCATGGCTGCCGATGGACTATTCTTTAAACACCTGTCAAAAATCCATGAACATTTCCGAAGTCCGTCGTCGGCCCTGCTGTGGCAATGTGTTTGGAGCTGTGTACTGGTTTTCACCGGGACGTTCGACATGCTCACCGAAATGCTCATCTTTGTCAGTTGGGGGTTTTACGGTCTGGCGGCATTTGGCGTCTTTGTGCTTCGCCGTAGAATGCCTCATGCGCATCGTCCGTACAAAACATGGGGCTATCCTGCTGTTCCGGCATTGTTTGTACTCTTTGCTGCCGGCTTCCTTGTGTTTTCGCTGTATGCGGATTATGAGCAGTGGTATCAGGGGCAGCTCAGAGGCTCTGATCCCATTCTGAATTCTGTTTACGGCGTCTTCATCGTCATCAGTGCCCTGCCGGCATACGTTGCCTTCCGTAAAATGCGCCCAGCAGGCCAACAGTAA
- a CDS encoding LysE family transporter yields MLGAIIIGLAVGYILAIPPGPIGMASIRTGLREGGMPALKLALGAGIFDIVYCALAMVATSAIVRWLEAIEHISPLAPVAIQLVIVGVMIGFGILQMKDREPRNAEPSTTAKPSRIAEWLKGHGPFFVGVGFALANLANPTFIPALAAMTTFIQKFGWFESTVANNVVFSIGFGIGNFLWLFTLVRLVLALRHKMTPTFLRRIQQLSGVTLIGFGTFYGIRIIALTKWPELLRLVFAA; encoded by the coding sequence ATGTTAGGCGCAATAATAATAGGTTTGGCTGTTGGATACATCCTTGCGATTCCTCCGGGACCCATCGGGATGGCATCTATCCGCACCGGACTACGGGAGGGTGGGATGCCTGCTCTGAAGCTTGCCCTTGGTGCCGGAATCTTTGATATTGTGTACTGTGCACTTGCCATGGTTGCCACCTCTGCAATCGTCCGGTGGCTGGAAGCTATCGAGCATATCTCTCCGCTGGCGCCGGTGGCCATTCAGCTTGTAATCGTGGGTGTTATGATAGGCTTTGGCATACTCCAGATGAAGGACAGGGAACCACGGAACGCTGAACCCAGTACGACTGCTAAACCATCACGGATTGCCGAGTGGCTGAAAGGTCACGGTCCCTTCTTCGTGGGTGTGGGCTTTGCCCTTGCTAATCTTGCAAATCCCACGTTCATACCGGCCTTGGCGGCAATGACGACGTTTATTCAGAAGTTTGGCTGGTTTGAAAGTACAGTTGCCAACAACGTGGTTTTTAGCATTGGCTTTGGCATCGGCAACTTTTTGTGGCTGTTTACGCTTGTCAGGCTTGTTTTAGCACTCCGGCATAAGATGACGCCGACCTTTCTGCGCCGGATTCAGCAGTTGAGTGGGGTCACCCTGATTGGCTTTGGAACCTTTTATGGCATTCGGATTATTGCGTTAACAAAGTGGCCTGAACTCCTGCGTCTGGTTTTTGCAGCCTGA
- a CDS encoding DUF1800 domain-containing protein, protein MERRTFFSAMLGGMQRENVSNEEPLILEAGAEPYTKPLTLADAYHLLRRVGFGPSHAQAVLYVGRTAADVVDELLGSASEPDPESPGAWIDDWTEDPEGADLQTRFAILRQWDKNLATFSKWRMQLMSADPTAIEKVTLFWSGHWTSEYEFDNTNMVPQMLYRQYLMLRKNRLGSLRTLALEVALDAAMLYYLGGTFNTVGTANENYAREQMELFLTGIGWYTEGDVKEAARVLTGWRSQLFSDAPAPNGKYTTWFDAAAHDTGAKQFMGISIPARTPDNNTAFQVRQEEVLRVIEIIHSARPEAVSKFIATKVYKYFVYSSPTSVDPGFIHQVSEIFRNSDFDLRVLFKTIFTSAHFFDSAIRGAQIKTPIEFVAGLERQLGVQSDTPHTWIAQMDQVMMDPPNVAGWPGYRTWISTNTYPVRRTYAASLIKAMTDEQAMSFIEMFDNYSDVHELIPQIVAFMLPVNVSAERITYYTNTLLQNAPDYDWPNIVATPSAAASRLRNLLTTISHAPDFQLS, encoded by the coding sequence ATGGAAAGACGAACTTTTTTCTCCGCCATGCTTGGCGGAATGCAGCGCGAAAACGTGAGCAACGAAGAACCGCTGATACTTGAGGCTGGCGCAGAACCATACACCAAGCCCCTTACCCTTGCTGATGCCTACCATCTGCTCCGACGTGTAGGCTTCGGCCCAAGCCACGCACAGGCGGTGCTCTATGTAGGAAGAACTGCTGCCGATGTTGTGGACGAGCTGCTGGGATCAGCCTCAGAACCCGATCCCGAATCCCCGGGTGCCTGGATTGATGACTGGACCGAAGACCCCGAGGGGGCCGACTTGCAGACTCGGTTTGCAATCCTGCGGCAGTGGGACAAAAACCTGGCTACTTTCTCGAAGTGGCGGATGCAGCTGATGTCGGCCGATCCTACGGCGATTGAAAAAGTAACCCTCTTCTGGTCGGGACACTGGACGTCGGAATACGAATTCGACAATACCAACATGGTGCCGCAGATGCTGTACCGTCAGTACCTGATGCTGCGCAAAAACAGGTTGGGCAGCCTGCGCACCCTTGCACTGGAGGTAGCACTTGATGCTGCTATGCTGTACTACCTGGGCGGTACGTTCAATACCGTTGGCACTGCCAACGAAAACTACGCCCGAGAGCAGATGGAACTGTTCCTGACCGGAATAGGATGGTACACCGAAGGCGATGTAAAGGAAGCAGCCCGCGTACTAACAGGATGGCGAAGTCAGCTCTTCTCCGATGCACCGGCACCGAACGGTAAGTACACTACCTGGTTTGATGCCGCGGCACATGATACCGGCGCCAAACAGTTTATGGGAATCTCGATACCGGCACGGACTCCAGACAACAATACAGCATTCCAAGTTAGACAGGAGGAGGTTCTCAGGGTAATCGAAATCATCCATTCTGCACGACCCGAAGCAGTAAGCAAGTTTATTGCAACAAAAGTTTATAAATATTTCGTTTATAGTTCACCCACGTCTGTCGATCCCGGGTTTATTCATCAGGTATCTGAAATCTTCAGGAACTCGGACTTTGACCTGCGGGTATTGTTTAAAACAATTTTCACCAGCGCACACTTTTTTGATTCCGCTATTCGCGGTGCCCAGATCAAAACCCCCATTGAATTTGTTGCCGGCCTGGAACGTCAGCTTGGCGTTCAAAGTGATACACCGCACACTTGGATCGCACAAATGGATCAGGTCATGATGGACCCTCCCAACGTTGCCGGCTGGCCCGGATATCGTACCTGGATAAGCACCAACACGTACCCGGTACGCCGTACCTACGCTGCTTCGCTGATTAAAGCCATGACCGATGAGCAGGCAATGAGCTTTATCGAAATGTTTGATAACTATAGCGATGTTCACGAACTCATCCCGCAGATTGTTGCGTTCATGTTGCCGGTCAACGTTTCCGCTGAAAGGATAACGTACTACACGAATACGCTCCTGCAAAACGCACCGGATTACGACTGGCCCAATATCGTTGCAACGCCATCGGCAGCCGCCTCCAGATTACGCAACCTCCTAACCACGATTTCGCACGCTCCCGACTTTCAATTAAGCTAG
- a CDS encoding OmpA family protein, whose protein sequence is MITRFTCLLLFIGTVCSLQAQTTGSSEAGHLPARIGPYFSGSLNFSDHSIGIWKNLPSLAPYDAFRDGLIRFTYGSTSLAFAGGGSVMFPLSDSWHIGGKAGVNWLNATSSHNQFIGLDTTIRHSLEVSEALLELTPTVELHEVFSFPLYFTAGIEFGIPIGSSHTQSVILDSGSVHRAPEVTSPTTSVSSTSVRSAIMIGAGYSIPLSNTAWLQPEVSLRLPLTNVSSSADYSPWSVTQLRFGVNLMFSIAGSATDDVDDNTDKATARFGPVTAIDAGGREYDVQNLSVEDVTYTEMFPLVPYIFYPENGTTPESSAQNTEFRTERGEFIPEKLELDAMEVNRNLLNIVGSRMQQIPHSTLTITGTADGAKENGKGALPSQRGQWAKDYLVQAFAIKADRISVVGAPRPAAPSSLTDPEGVAENRRAELTSNVPDVLEPLIITADNQRIATPSVVMFHPIVEHADSVSKWILSITQAGRPLRELTGTGTPKSITWPIKPNELSTAQVPVDYVFSATTSNGQQVEATGTLAVDYMSSVRKKTENLPDRTIDKYSLILFDFDKATLNADNQRILEKMVLPAIKANSSVSIIGYTDRIGTEDYNKKLSAERASTVKAFLQSRATDARYTAMGVGESSEIYPNILPTGRQLSRTVQIIIETKR, encoded by the coding sequence ATGATTACACGTTTTACCTGCCTCTTACTTTTTATCGGAACAGTTTGTTCACTTCAGGCCCAGACAACAGGCTCATCCGAAGCCGGGCACCTTCCAGCCAGAATCGGACCATATTTTTCGGGTTCACTGAATTTCTCGGATCATTCGATTGGGATCTGGAAAAACCTGCCATCGCTGGCACCCTACGATGCCTTCCGTGACGGCCTTATTCGGTTTACCTACGGCAGTACCAGCCTTGCATTTGCTGGCGGCGGAAGCGTTATGTTCCCACTGTCTGACAGTTGGCACATTGGCGGCAAGGCCGGTGTAAACTGGCTGAACGCCACAAGCAGCCATAACCAGTTCATTGGTTTGGACACCACAATCCGTCATAGCCTGGAGGTTTCCGAGGCACTCCTGGAATTAACGCCAACAGTTGAACTGCACGAGGTGTTCAGTTTCCCACTGTACTTTACGGCAGGTATCGAATTTGGCATACCCATCGGCAGTAGTCACACACAGTCGGTAATCCTTGATTCCGGATCGGTTCACCGCGCCCCGGAAGTAACATCGCCCACAACGTCTGTTTCATCAACAAGTGTACGAAGTGCCATCATGATTGGTGCCGGCTACAGCATTCCACTTTCGAACACGGCCTGGCTGCAACCCGAAGTATCTCTCAGGCTTCCTCTGACCAACGTATCATCGTCAGCCGATTACTCGCCTTGGAGTGTTACCCAACTCCGCTTTGGAGTAAACCTGATGTTTAGCATTGCCGGCTCTGCAACAGATGACGTTGATGACAACACCGATAAAGCCACTGCACGATTTGGTCCGGTTACCGCAATTGATGCAGGCGGACGTGAATATGATGTTCAGAACCTGTCGGTCGAAGACGTCACCTACACCGAGATGTTCCCCCTTGTGCCCTACATCTTTTATCCCGAAAATGGCACCACACCGGAAAGCTCTGCCCAAAATACCGAGTTCCGTACCGAGCGGGGTGAGTTTATTCCCGAGAAACTTGAACTCGACGCCATGGAAGTAAACAGGAACCTGCTGAACATCGTTGGATCGCGGATGCAGCAAATTCCGCACAGCACGCTTACCATTACCGGTACTGCAGACGGTGCAAAAGAAAACGGGAAAGGGGCTTTGCCCTCGCAACGCGGCCAGTGGGCAAAGGACTATTTAGTACAGGCATTTGCGATCAAGGCCGACCGAATATCGGTTGTTGGTGCTCCCAGGCCCGCAGCTCCCAGCTCGCTTACCGATCCTGAAGGTGTAGCCGAAAACCGGAGAGCAGAGCTTACCAGCAACGTGCCCGATGTGCTTGAACCGCTGATTATCACGGCCGACAACCAGAGGATTGCCACACCCAGTGTGGTTATGTTCCACCCAATCGTAGAACATGCCGACTCGGTCAGCAAGTGGATCCTGAGTATCACCCAGGCCGGACGCCCCCTCCGCGAACTTACCGGCACGGGAACGCCAAAGAGTATTACATGGCCGATTAAACCAAACGAGCTTTCAACAGCACAGGTTCCGGTTGACTATGTGTTTAGTGCCACAACATCGAACGGACAGCAGGTTGAAGCCACCGGCACTCTTGCGGTGGACTACATGAGCAGCGTTCGTAAGAAAACAGAGAATCTGCCGGACCGGACAATTGATAAGTATTCGCTGATTCTGTTTGATTTTGATAAGGCAACGCTCAACGCCGATAACCAACGCATCCTTGAAAAAATGGTGCTGCCTGCCATCAAGGCAAACAGCTCAGTGAGCATTATCGGATATACCGACAGGATCGGAACCGAAGACTACAACAAGAAACTTTCGGCTGAGCGCGCCAGCACCGTAAAGGCATTCCTGCAGTCCCGTGCCACCGACGCGCGATATACAGCAATGGGTGTTGGCGAAAGCTCCGAAATCTATCCCAACATTCTGCCTACCGGACGTCAGCTAAGCAGAACAGTTCAGATTATTATCGAAACCAAGCGATGA
- a CDS encoding DUF1501 domain-containing protein: MKRRSFLTTTAAASVGAQLISGIPVKGYNPLRMMETLAEEDDDRILIIIQLFGGNDGLNTIIPAEDPEYYNIRPNLSVPADTAVKVLSRLYFHPALDPAGTYNLRTMMEDGRLAVVQGIGYENPNLSHFRSTDIWLSGFNSSDPDKRLVEGWLGRYWSRAIQGFPEVLPDHPIAVQIGGTLSMLLQSHKGDIGIALTDPDAFFELGKGLSPDLTPMPEDTRYGREFNFVRLVAEQCDRYATVVKEAFDKGKNTLEYANNGFVRQMQLVARLISGGLRSKVFMVYMGGFDTHVNQQKEDYTGLHPFLLESLSTGIGQFMQDALEQGFADRVVGATVSEFGRRPYENGSWGTDHGASSIQFVWGNKVRAGMYGNSPNLKDLNSNGDLRYQWDFRRVYADIIENWFGGTPEDTEAVLEEKILPLGVLQRSTSVRDYLRRPGASEIKVTPNPATNATTLEWQQQNPATVTVELYGADGRFVQHITKTRVDTGVVRIPVHSIQSNGVYICNVIINGVPHHVPITFVR, translated from the coding sequence ATGAAACGCAGATCCTTTTTAACAACAACAGCGGCCGCCTCGGTTGGCGCACAACTTATCAGCGGAATTCCGGTTAAAGGTTATAATCCATTACGGATGATGGAAACCCTTGCCGAGGAAGATGATGATAGGATACTGATCATCATTCAACTCTTTGGCGGGAACGACGGTCTGAACACCATTATTCCGGCTGAGGATCCTGAGTACTACAACATCCGCCCCAACCTGAGCGTACCGGCGGATACGGCAGTCAAGGTACTGTCACGCCTGTACTTCCACCCGGCTCTCGATCCCGCCGGAACGTACAACTTGCGCACCATGATGGAGGACGGACGTTTGGCAGTTGTGCAGGGCATTGGCTACGAAAACCCTAACCTGTCACACTTCCGCAGTACCGATATCTGGCTGAGTGGATTTAACAGCAGCGATCCCGACAAGCGTCTGGTAGAAGGATGGCTGGGCCGGTACTGGTCTAGAGCCATCCAGGGCTTCCCTGAAGTCCTGCCCGATCATCCGATTGCCGTCCAGATTGGTGGAACACTGTCTATGCTTCTGCAAAGTCACAAAGGAGATATCGGGATTGCGTTAACCGATCCGGATGCTTTCTTTGAATTGGGAAAGGGGCTTTCACCAGATCTTACACCAATGCCCGAAGATACCCGCTACGGCAGGGAGTTTAACTTCGTGCGCCTGGTTGCTGAGCAGTGCGACCGCTATGCCACGGTCGTAAAAGAAGCGTTCGACAAAGGAAAAAACACACTGGAGTATGCTAACAATGGATTCGTACGGCAAATGCAGTTAGTGGCACGGCTCATCTCCGGTGGACTACGGTCAAAGGTGTTCATGGTGTATATGGGTGGCTTTGATACCCACGTGAACCAGCAAAAGGAAGACTACACGGGACTACACCCGTTCCTGCTGGAGTCGCTCAGTACCGGTATCGGACAGTTTATGCAGGATGCCCTGGAACAGGGATTTGCCGATAGAGTAGTAGGAGCCACCGTTAGTGAGTTTGGCAGACGTCCTTATGAGAATGGCTCGTGGGGTACCGATCACGGTGCTTCGTCAATTCAGTTCGTTTGGGGCAACAAGGTTCGCGCCGGTATGTACGGCAACAGCCCGAATCTGAAGGACCTGAACTCAAATGGCGACCTCAGGTATCAGTGGGACTTTAGAAGAGTGTATGCCGACATCATTGAAAACTGGTTTGGTGGCACACCCGAGGATACCGAAGCCGTCCTTGAAGAAAAAATCCTTCCGCTCGGCGTCCTTCAGCGGTCAACCAGCGTTCGCGATTACCTGCGCCGCCCGGGTGCGTCCGAAATCAAGGTCACACCCAATCCCGCTACCAACGCAACTACACTGGAATGGCAACAACAGAATCCCGCAACGGTAACGGTTGAGTTATATGGTGCTGACGGACGGTTTGTGCAGCACATTACGAAAACCCGAGTTGATACGGGCGTTGTTCGCATCCCGGTTCATTCTATACAAAGCAATGGTGTGTACATTTGCAATGTTATTATAAACGGGGTGCCCCATCACGTGCCAATTACGTTTGTGCGGTAA
- a CDS encoding FAD-dependent oxidoreductase, with protein MNSRRHFIKLVLLSSGAAYSVVLNGCTKPADLKLLESSRTVYDTPKFGIPHAYLRDGAPVSKPVRTVRTPVAVIGTGIAGLSAAAFLNDHGIETTQLESEFRPGGAAVSAPMGGFKAPLGSVYFTDLNENMQRLLDRAGVHSVHCPADGYNFGTGEVVRDIWTDATLDRVITDSADRDGMKRFRDHLLNLRVGFPDYPLPDEITNELVALDIPAYDWVKSFGSRTLLTILNSYSRSSMGAMLERVNVYNLINFYSGEFGDSFGLLRHTFPGGTSVFAEALAASLPNVTTSHVAVRVANSGKTVDVDCIDSSGEVVRYICDQVVVATPKFQVPHLIPELDPHQAKACSQLSYAPYITIHVVSSEPFMEPDLYDTWNLSSEFETDVVNPASVPGSQFNKHISSLYVPVDRFARSSLQDPELFARRTADIVDRFLAAYPREKRNSVIEVYSWGWGHGMVIPFPGSHSGIVQAARRSVGNIHFASADNDAAPAIENAISHGYMAAMKIVELLQP; from the coding sequence GTGAACTCAAGAAGGCACTTTATTAAATTAGTTTTATTGTCGTCTGGCGCAGCCTACTCGGTTGTGCTAAACGGCTGTACAAAGCCTGCTGATCTAAAGCTGCTCGAATCATCACGCACGGTTTACGATACACCCAAGTTTGGGATCCCTCACGCATACCTGCGTGATGGGGCACCGGTGTCAAAGCCGGTTCGGACTGTGCGGACGCCTGTTGCCGTAATCGGAACGGGTATTGCCGGTCTGAGTGCCGCTGCATTTTTAAACGACCACGGGATTGAAACCACGCAGCTCGAGAGTGAATTCAGACCCGGTGGTGCGGCCGTCAGTGCTCCGATGGGTGGTTTCAAGGCGCCACTCGGAAGCGTGTATTTTACTGACCTGAACGAAAACATGCAGCGCCTGCTTGATCGTGCCGGTGTTCACTCAGTTCACTGTCCGGCTGACGGGTATAATTTTGGCACCGGTGAAGTTGTTCGTGATATCTGGACAGATGCCACGCTGGATAGAGTCATTACCGATTCTGCCGACCGTGACGGGATGAAGCGTTTTAGAGACCATCTGCTTAATCTCAGAGTGGGATTCCCGGATTATCCGCTACCCGATGAAATCACAAACGAGTTAGTGGCATTAGACATTCCTGCGTACGACTGGGTAAAGTCATTTGGTTCACGTACGCTGCTCACCATTCTCAACTCGTATAGTCGTTCATCAATGGGTGCAATGCTGGAGCGGGTGAACGTTTACAACTTGATAAATTTTTATAGTGGTGAATTTGGTGATTCGTTTGGACTGCTGCGTCACACGTTCCCCGGCGGAACGTCGGTTTTTGCCGAGGCACTTGCTGCGTCGTTGCCTAATGTTACAACCTCCCATGTAGCGGTCCGTGTTGCCAACAGCGGAAAGACTGTAGATGTTGATTGTATTGATAGCAGCGGTGAGGTTGTTAGATATATCTGTGATCAGGTTGTTGTAGCCACTCCCAAATTCCAGGTACCGCATCTTATCCCTGAATTAGATCCGCATCAGGCGAAAGCCTGCAGTCAACTGTCGTACGCACCGTACATCACGATCCACGTTGTTAGTTCCGAACCCTTTATGGAGCCGGATCTGTACGACACTTGGAATCTTAGCAGCGAATTTGAAACTGATGTTGTAAACCCTGCAAGCGTTCCCGGTAGTCAGTTCAATAAGCACATTTCTTCGCTCTACGTGCCGGTTGACCGGTTTGCCCGTAGTTCTTTACAGGATCCGGAGTTGTTTGCGCGCCGTACCGCTGATATCGTGGACCGTTTTCTGGCTGCATATCCTCGGGAAAAACGCAATTCGGTTATCGAGGTGTATAGTTGGGGTTGGGGGCATGGAATGGTTATACCCTTTCCTGGATCGCACAGCGGAATTGTTCAGGCAGCCCGGCGTAGTGTAGGCAATATTCACTTTGCTTCAGCAGATAACGATGCAGCGCCGGCAATCGAGAATGCAATTTCGCACGGCTATATGGCCGCCATGAAAATTGTGGAACTGTTACAACCGTAG
- a CDS encoding 1-deoxy-D-xylulose-5-phosphate synthase, with product MKYLNSINSPADLRQLAPSQLRDVADEVRQHLIDTITKVGGHFGAGLGAVELTVALHYVYNTPIDKIVWDTGHQAYPHKILTGRRDSLHTIRQKGGISGFLKRSESEFDTFGAGHATTSISAALGMAAARDVLKENYKVVAVIGDGAMTGGMAYEAMNNCGVLKSNMLVVLNDNQMSIAPNVWALSNYFSEIFATPRVQNLRQKIVRFTEGMENLGDRIRQTAHRLEGGFKAVLTPGMLFEALGFQYFGPVNGHNIDQLVKMLTHIREINGPVLLHTITQKGKGYAPAEKDKQFLHAIGKLPSQAAAPAGGSEKPKPKPPTYQTVFGNAMVELMSSNPKIVGITAAMPDGTGLDIVQKQFADKVYDVGIAEEHAVTFAAGMATQGVTPVVAVYSSFLQRAFDQIMHDVALQHLHVVFAMDRAGVVGADGPTHHGVLDLGYMRLIQGMVVMAPKDEQELRDMLYTAIHSYTSGPISIRYPRGEGEGVPLRPFTSLPIGKSEILRSGTDVALIAIGNRVYPALQAAEQLAHSGIEAEVINARFAKPLDTAMLQDIAGRIGKIITIEDGQMQGGFGSAVAEFLSEHHPDTDLQIHGYPDVFSDHGTQQELWAEYKLDADGIEWVVKNFLSEKFVRELR from the coding sequence GTGAAGTATTTGAATTCGATTAATTCTCCGGCCGACCTGCGACAGCTTGCCCCAAGCCAGCTGCGTGACGTGGCCGACGAAGTCCGCCAGCACCTGATTGACACGATTACAAAGGTTGGCGGACACTTCGGTGCCGGCCTCGGAGCCGTAGAACTAACGGTGGCTCTGCACTATGTGTACAATACGCCAATCGACAAAATTGTCTGGGATACCGGACACCAGGCGTATCCGCATAAAATTCTGACAGGCCGACGTGACTCTCTGCATACCATCCGGCAAAAAGGAGGCATCAGCGGTTTCTTAAAACGATCCGAGAGCGAGTTCGACACGTTTGGCGCCGGCCATGCCACAACATCAATCAGCGCAGCACTGGGTATGGCAGCAGCCAGGGATGTTTTAAAAGAAAATTATAAAGTTGTTGCTGTTATCGGAGACGGTGCAATGACGGGCGGAATGGCCTACGAAGCCATGAATAACTGCGGCGTGCTTAAAAGCAACATGCTGGTGGTTCTGAACGATAACCAAATGTCGATTGCGCCCAACGTGTGGGCCTTAAGCAACTACTTTAGCGAAATATTCGCTACGCCACGCGTGCAGAACCTTCGCCAGAAAATTGTACGGTTTACGGAGGGGATGGAAAACCTGGGCGACAGGATACGACAGACCGCTCACCGGCTTGAGGGAGGCTTTAAAGCCGTCCTGACACCCGGCATGCTGTTCGAAGCCCTGGGGTTTCAGTACTTTGGTCCCGTAAACGGCCACAACATTGACCAGCTGGTAAAAATGCTCACCCATATCCGCGAAATCAATGGTCCGGTACTGTTGCACACCATAACTCAAAAAGGCAAGGGTTACGCACCAGCCGAGAAGGACAAGCAGTTCCTACATGCAATCGGCAAACTGCCCAGCCAGGCAGCAGCTCCGGCAGGAGGATCAGAAAAACCGAAACCCAAGCCCCCTACCTATCAAACGGTGTTTGGCAACGCCATGGTTGAACTGATGTCCTCCAATCCTAAAATTGTTGGCATTACCGCTGCCATGCCCGATGGGACCGGCCTTGATATTGTTCAGAAACAGTTTGCCGACAAAGTGTATGATGTTGGGATAGCCGAGGAACATGCGGTTACCTTTGCAGCAGGCATGGCCACCCAGGGCGTTACGCCCGTTGTTGCCGTGTACAGCTCGTTTCTACAACGAGCATTTGATCAGATTATGCACGACGTTGCACTGCAGCACCTGCACGTTGTGTTTGCAATGGATCGTGCAGGCGTTGTGGGCGCCGACGGACCCACGCATCACGGTGTGCTTGACCTTGGCTACATGCGTCTGATTCAGGGTATGGTTGTTATGGCACCCAAGGACGAACAGGAACTGCGTGACATGCTCTATACTGCCATCCACAGCTACACCAGCGGTCCAATCAGCATCCGCTACCCGCGTGGTGAGGGCGAGGGCGTCCCTCTCAGACCGTTTACATCGCTACCAATAGGCAAGAGCGAAATACTGCGCTCTGGTACCGATGTTGCCCTGATAGCAATTGGCAATCGCGTGTACCCCGCCCTGCAGGCGGCCGAACAGCTTGCACACAGCGGAATCGAGGCCGAAGTGATTAATGCACGATTTGCCAAACCACTCGACACTGCAATGCTGCAGGATATTGCTGGCAGGATAGGAAAAATTATTACAATCGAAGACGGACAAATGCAAGGGGGCTTTGGCAGCGCCGTTGCCGAATTCCTTTCAGAACATCATCCCGATACTGATTTACAGATACACGGTTATCCCGACGTGTTTTCGGATCATGGCACACAGCAGGAACTCTGGGCCGAATACAAACTGGATGCCGATGGCATTGAATGGGTTGTGAAGAATTTTTTAAGTGAAAAATTCGTTCGTGAACTACGATAA